One Panulirus ornatus isolate Po-2019 chromosome 16, ASM3632096v1, whole genome shotgun sequence genomic window carries:
- the LOC139754045 gene encoding inhibin beta E chain-like yields the protein MAPTLVVLLVTFLLILQAPASPVSLTSPSFFLNRIHNRTHEMSIVREKDSRSSSSVINNTSVIASPDIQASMSPAGSWTPLCPRCAAERALAQALWPSTPATPGVSTTGVSTTGTSTTAASPTGASTAGNSTTSISTAGASPPPPGARNISSNESDTGAVPSSSTTTTSTAEPHAATITEEDLRQFRLEMVKTHFLSKLQLTERPQVEHHREELPKVISNRVLPLMLASQPSTTAPTPPPANRTSIILSTKRVSCRGQETAVCFLFTLEEPPSQGAAAATLWLWKLEDPADGFQQTLSVAVASRGHHRPLIALKSTSTRAGWVEMDVSREVSVWLARGRHQVQVQVSCPTCQANRHPISYHPDHRPFIVLTTQQPQVRKRRSSRECSSLWGGGCCREALNVSVSEMGWDDWLVHPQSFTFYYCHGTCRPSVASATAPGVSRYSNLLQALMLRQPLQSSLREALAPCCSPTSYSAMPLIQRGINNTVIVNRIPDLLVDSCGCNE from the exons ATGGCCCCTACACTGGTTGTACTGCTGGTTACCTTCTTGCTCATCTTGCAGGCGCCCGCCTCTCcagtctccctcacctctccgtcGTTTTTCCTCAATAGAATTCATAACAGAACCCACGAGATGAGCATAGTAAGAGAGAAAGATAGCCGTTCCTCGTCATCTGTGATAAATAACACTTCTGTGATAGCATCACCCGACATACAGGCTAGTATGTCCCCCGCCGGGAGCTGGACGCCCTTGTGTCCGAGGTGCGCGGCGGAGAGGGCTCTTGCACAGGCCCTGTGGCCCAGCACGCCGGCCACGCCAGGTGTCAGCACCACAGGTGTCAGTACTACGGGTACCAGCACTACAGCTGCCAGCCCTACAGGTGCCAGCACTGCAGGCAACAGCACTACAAGTATCAGCACTGCAGgtgcctctcctcccccaccaggagCCAGGAACATCTCGTCCAACGAGAGTGACACCGGTGCCgtccccagcagcagcaccaccaccaccagcaccgccgAGCCTCACGCGGCGACGATAACGGAGGAGGATTTGCGACAGTTCAGGTTAGAGATGGTCAAGACACACTTCCTGTCCAAGTTGCAGCTGACGGAGAGGCCGCAGGTGGAGCACCATCGAGAGGAACTACCAAAGGTGATAAGTAACCGGGTGTTGCCCTTGATGCTGGCCTCCCAGCCATCCACCACCGCGCCCACGCCCCCACCAGCTAATCGCACCTCCATCATACTATCAACAAAAA GAGTGTCGTGTCGAGGCCAGGAGACAGCTGTGTGCTTCCTCTTCACGCTAGAGGAGCCGCCCTCACAGGGCGCGGCGGCGGCGACACTGTGGCTGTGGAAGCTAGAGGACCCGGCGGATGGCTTCCAACAAACTCTCTCAGTCGCAGTG GCCAGTCGGGGTCACCACAGGCCGCTCATAGCACTCAAGAGCACCAGCACAAGGGCGGGATGGGTGGAGATGGACGTGAGccgtgaggtgagtgtgtggctggcCAGGGGAAGACATCAGGTTCAGGTGCAGGTCTCTTGCCCCACCTGCCAGGCGAACCGACACCCTATCTCTTACCACCCAGACCATCGACCCTTCATCGTCCTCACCACACAGCAACCACAG GTCCGCAAGCGGCGGTCGTCGAGGGAGTGCTCGTCGCTCTGGGGCGGCGGGTGCTGCAGGGAGGCCCTAAACGTGAGCGTGTCGGAGATGGGCTGGGATGACTGGCTGGTACATCCCCAGAGCTTCACCTTCTACTACTGCCACGGCACCTGCAGGCCCTCCGTCGCATCAGCTACCGCACCGGGGGTCTCCAGGTACTCCAACCTGCTGCAG GCACTCATGCTGCGGCAGCCGCTGCAGTCGTCGCTGCGTGAGGCCCTTGCACCGTGTTGCTCCCCCACCAGCTACTCCGCCATGCCTCTCATACAGCGAGGAATCAACAATACCGTGATAGTAAATAGAATTCCAGATCTTCTGGTGGATTCCTGTGGGTGTAATGAATAG